The Marinilongibacter aquaticus genome has a window encoding:
- a CDS encoding SusD/RagB family nutrient-binding outer membrane lipoprotein gives MKILKYSLILTSFLLFSSCDKGFDEMNVNKTAVTSIDPAFILNQAIISSSFVTTAAIYDMGVVQQLVTPNSGFIAGANFNIDNRLRTQEPWQNYYQNVIRNTTDVIEKTSGDAERNNLLQMARIVQAFTFMILTDEYGEIPYFEGGKGYLEQLVRPKYDAQEDIYKDLINELKEATAALNASGKIESVDVMYNGDVEKWRKFGNAVLLRAGMHLTEVDPALAQSTVQAALSGGLMSSNADNFVIRHDPNYLNPIGNMLNATEANNFYLTDVFVDALKSKSDPRLQSIAVRYVGADSGPQQTADRGVTDPEMQVGMPLGYDNNGIETVADEAGLKSFYAYSQIDRNRMVRTFAPVFLVTYGQSQLLLAEAAVRGWVSGDAAEYYRNGIEAHMFQMEEYNENSAIAAADIEAYLDAHPLGQNQLAEIGEQYWIASFLNGPEAFANFRRTGFPQLAPNPYPGKDISGDFINRLTYPNSEISVNSDNVKAAIARQGDDNLDTKVWWDK, from the coding sequence ATGAAAATTTTAAAATATTCCCTCATACTTACGTCCTTTTTGCTGTTCTCGTCTTGCGATAAAGGCTTCGATGAGATGAACGTAAACAAAACAGCGGTCACCAGTATCGATCCCGCTTTTATCCTGAATCAGGCCATTATCAGTTCGTCCTTTGTTACCACGGCCGCCATATACGATATGGGCGTGGTGCAGCAATTGGTCACACCGAATTCGGGCTTTATTGCAGGAGCAAATTTCAATATCGACAACCGCCTGAGAACCCAGGAACCTTGGCAGAATTATTATCAAAATGTGATTCGGAACACCACGGATGTCATTGAAAAAACAAGTGGAGATGCGGAAAGGAACAATTTGCTCCAAATGGCCCGTATCGTGCAGGCGTTTACGTTTATGATTCTAACCGATGAATATGGGGAAATTCCCTATTTCGAAGGCGGTAAAGGTTATTTGGAGCAATTGGTTAGACCGAAATACGACGCCCAAGAAGACATTTACAAAGATTTGATCAATGAGTTGAAAGAAGCCACAGCCGCTTTGAATGCTTCGGGCAAAATTGAATCGGTGGATGTAATGTACAATGGCGATGTGGAGAAATGGCGAAAATTCGGCAATGCGGTCTTGCTTCGGGCTGGCATGCACCTTACTGAGGTGGATCCTGCTTTGGCCCAAAGTACGGTTCAGGCAGCACTGAGCGGTGGATTGATGAGCTCGAATGCGGATAATTTTGTGATTCGCCACGACCCGAATTACCTTAACCCGATCGGCAATATGTTGAATGCCACCGAGGCCAATAATTTCTATTTGACCGATGTGTTCGTGGATGCTTTGAAAAGTAAAAGCGATCCCCGTTTACAGTCGATTGCGGTGCGGTATGTTGGGGCAGATTCGGGTCCGCAGCAAACGGCCGATCGCGGGGTAACAGACCCTGAAATGCAAGTGGGGATGCCTCTGGGATATGACAACAATGGCATTGAAACGGTGGCCGATGAAGCGGGCTTGAAAAGTTTTTATGCCTATTCTCAAATCGACAGAAACCGCATGGTACGTACGTTTGCACCGGTATTTTTGGTAACCTATGGCCAAAGTCAATTGTTGCTTGCCGAAGCGGCTGTGCGTGGATGGGTAAGTGGCGATGCCGCGGAGTATTATCGAAACGGAATTGAAGCCCATATGTTTCAGATGGAAGAGTACAACGAGAATTCTGCGATTGCTGCGGCCGATATTGAGGCCTATCTCGACGCCCATCCTTTGGGCCAAAATCAATTGGCCGAAATTGGAGAGCAATATTGGATCGCTTCTTTTCTGAACGGGCCAGAAGCTTTTGCCAATTTCAGACGCACGGGCTTTCCTCAGCTGGCTCCAAACCCTTATCCGGGGAAAGATATTTCGGGCGATTTTATCAACAGACTTACTTATCCCAACTCCGAAATTTCGGTCAATAGCGACAATGTAAAAGCGGCCATCGCTCGCCAAGGAGACGACAATTTGGACACCAAGGTTTGGTGGGATAAATAA
- a CDS encoding superoxide dismutase, translating into MAFELPALPYANDALEPHFDAMTMEIHHDRHHNGYVNNLNAAIAGTDLEGKSLEDILAVAGKSGAGVRNNGGGHFNHSLFWSILAPAGQGGELSGDLKTAIEAAFDSVDAFKETFNKAAATRFGSGWAWLCVKADKTLCVCSTPNQDNPLMDVAECPGTPILGLDVWEHAYYLKYQNKRPDYISSFWNVVNWDAVAERYAAAIK; encoded by the coding sequence ATGGCTTTTGAACTTCCAGCTCTTCCATACGCAAACGATGCTTTGGAACCTCACTTCGACGCAATGACAATGGAGATCCACCACGATCGCCACCACAATGGATATGTGAACAATCTGAATGCCGCTATCGCCGGTACAGATCTAGAGGGCAAATCGCTCGAAGACATTCTGGCGGTTGCAGGAAAAAGTGGAGCTGGCGTGAGAAACAATGGCGGTGGGCACTTCAACCACTCCTTGTTCTGGTCGATCCTTGCCCCTGCTGGTCAGGGTGGTGAGCTTTCGGGAGATTTGAAAACCGCGATAGAAGCTGCATTTGACTCTGTAGATGCCTTCAAAGAAACTTTCAACAAAGCCGCTGCCACGCGTTTTGGCTCTGGTTGGGCTTGGCTTTGCGTGAAAGCAGACAAAACTTTGTGTGTATGCTCTACACCAAACCAAGACAATCCTTTGATGGACGTAGCCGAGTGCCCTGGCACACCTATTCTTGGTTTAGATGTATGGGAACATGCCTATTATTTGAAATACCAAAACAAGCGTCCTGATTACATTTCTTCTTTTTGGAATGTAGTAAACTGGGATGCTGTAGCCGAAAGATACGCAGCAGCGATTAAGTAA
- a CDS encoding LOG family protein, translating to MKSLLVYCGANPGKDPIYREAAKQLAREMVKRDMRLIYGGGSLGLMGQIADTVLELGGEVVGIIPSFLDKMEVGHPKLSALHIVDTMHERKAMMEELCDGIVTLPGGYGSMDELFEILSWSQLGLHTKPVGLLNVKGFYNFMIQQLDHMVEEGFLKESNREILKVSDSIPELFVLMESFVAQPAFKWLDKDQI from the coding sequence ATGAAATCGCTCTTGGTATACTGTGGTGCAAACCCCGGAAAGGATCCTATTTACAGAGAAGCGGCCAAACAATTGGCCCGAGAAATGGTAAAAAGAGATATGCGTTTGATTTATGGCGGTGGCAGCTTGGGCCTGATGGGCCAAATAGCCGATACCGTTCTTGAACTTGGCGGCGAGGTGGTGGGGATAATCCCAAGCTTTTTGGACAAGATGGAAGTAGGCCACCCCAAATTGAGTGCCCTTCACATTGTCGACACCATGCACGAGCGAAAAGCCATGATGGAAGAACTATGCGATGGCATCGTGACATTGCCCGGTGGCTACGGCAGCATGGACGAGCTTTTCGAAATTCTTTCTTGGTCGCAACTGGGGCTGCACACCAAGCCCGTTGGCTTATTGAATGTGAAAGGATTTTACAATTTCATGATCCAGCAACTGGACCATATGGTGGAAGAGGGTTTTCTGAAAGAATCGAACCGAGAGATTTTGAAAGTCTCCGATTCGATCCCTGAACTTTTCGTCTTGATGGAAAGTTTTGTGGCCCAACCTGCATTCAAATGGCTGGATAAAGATCAGATTTAG
- a CDS encoding mandelate racemase/muconate lactonizing enzyme family protein has product MHSGHDNRRDFIRKSALGGLSLGMLFDGNPAKEVEFLSQKVRRSSSPSDLKITDLRIATVTRAPMTCPIIRIDTNQGISGYGEIRDGASAKYGLFLKSRLLGKNPCSPEMLFKEIKQFGTHGRGAGGVCGVEMALMDLAGKAYGVPAFQMLGGKYRDYIRIYGDTPTVPDPKEFAKKMNERKELGLTFLKMDFGVGLLKNHPHTVVGGLNTDYTRQWGDPPKMKGNARSYAQTKHPFAGVQLTDEGVEILANFVHEVRNVVGYDIPLAADHFGHFGVNTAIRLGNAVEKYRLAWMEDMIPWFYTDSWRQITESINTPTLTGEDIFLKEEFIKLIDSHAVDMVQPDLASSGGLIETKKIGDYAEERGVPMAMHFAGTPISFMANVHCAAATENFVALEHHSFDVPWWEDMVTGIDKPIFKDGFVKVPEKPGLGVELNESVVKEHLKDGTLYFAPTDEWNEIESWDRTWS; this is encoded by the coding sequence ATGCACAGCGGGCACGACAACCGAAGAGACTTCATACGGAAATCTGCTTTGGGAGGCCTTTCTTTGGGGATGCTCTTTGATGGCAACCCAGCCAAAGAAGTGGAATTCCTTTCGCAAAAAGTAAGACGCTCGAGCAGCCCGTCTGACCTGAAAATTACCGATTTGCGAATTGCCACAGTTACTCGGGCTCCGATGACTTGTCCGATCATTCGTATCGATACAAACCAAGGAATTAGCGGGTATGGTGAGATTAGGGATGGAGCAAGTGCAAAATACGGCTTGTTTTTGAAGAGTAGATTGTTGGGAAAAAACCCTTGTTCTCCCGAGATGCTGTTCAAAGAAATCAAGCAATTCGGTACGCACGGAAGAGGTGCCGGCGGGGTGTGCGGCGTGGAAATGGCTTTGATGGATTTGGCCGGAAAGGCTTACGGCGTGCCTGCTTTTCAAATGCTGGGGGGCAAATACCGCGATTATATCCGAATTTATGGCGACACGCCTACGGTGCCTGATCCAAAGGAGTTTGCCAAGAAAATGAACGAAAGGAAAGAGTTGGGTTTGACTTTCCTCAAAATGGACTTTGGTGTGGGTTTGCTTAAAAATCACCCGCATACGGTAGTGGGCGGTTTGAATACCGACTATACAAGACAGTGGGGTGATCCTCCGAAAATGAAAGGGAATGCACGCAGTTATGCCCAAACGAAACACCCTTTTGCGGGTGTGCAATTGACAGACGAAGGCGTAGAAATTCTTGCGAATTTTGTGCATGAAGTACGAAATGTAGTGGGATATGATATTCCACTTGCGGCCGATCACTTTGGGCACTTTGGTGTAAACACGGCTATTCGTTTAGGAAACGCCGTAGAGAAATACCGTTTGGCTTGGATGGAAGATATGATTCCTTGGTTCTATACCGACAGCTGGCGTCAGATTACCGAGTCGATCAATACACCAACACTTACTGGAGAAGACATTTTCTTGAAAGAAGAATTTATCAAACTTATCGACAGCCATGCTGTAGACATGGTGCAACCCGATTTGGCAAGTTCTGGTGGCTTGATCGAAACCAAGAAAATCGGTGATTATGCCGAAGAGCGTGGCGTACCGATGGCCATGCACTTTGCGGGTACGCCGATCTCTTTCATGGCGAATGTACACTGTGCTGCAGCAACAGAAAATTTTGTGGCCTTGGAGCACCACAGTTTCGATGTGCCTTGGTGGGAAGATATGGTGACGGGCATTGATAAGCCGATATTCAAAGATGGTTTTGTGAAAGTACCCGAAAAGCCGGGCTTGGGCGTAGAGCTCAACGAGTCGGTGGTGAAAGAACATTTGAAAGATGGGACACTTTACTTTGCACCAACCGATGAATGGAATGAAATCGAAAGTTGGGACAGAACCTGGAGTTAA
- the nadC gene encoding carboxylating nicotinate-nucleotide diphosphorylase gives MEIRQEDIHAFIQSALREDVGDGDHTSLSTIPAEAKGKAQLIVKDEGILAGVELAKAIFHEVDPELSVEVFLEDGAPVKYGDIAFYVSGKDRSILTAERLVLNCMQRMSGIATVTHEIVEKLKGTKCKVLDTRKTTPNFRMPEKWAVKIGGGVNHRTGLYDMILIKDNHVDYAGGIKNALSAAQKYLVEHKRDLPIEIEVRNLEELQEVLEVGGVVRIMLDNFDFEQTRKALSLIAGRFPVESSGGITPETVHDYAVCGVDYVSMGYLTHSVKSLDLSLKAVK, from the coding sequence ATGGAGATCAGACAAGAAGACATTCATGCATTTATTCAGAGTGCTTTGCGAGAAGATGTAGGCGATGGCGACCATACTTCGCTGTCGACCATTCCGGCAGAAGCCAAAGGCAAGGCTCAGCTCATTGTGAAAGATGAAGGCATTTTGGCTGGAGTCGAATTGGCAAAGGCTATTTTTCATGAAGTCGATCCGGAATTGTCTGTCGAGGTCTTTCTCGAAGACGGTGCTCCAGTAAAATACGGAGACATCGCATTCTATGTGTCGGGGAAAGACCGCTCAATTCTCACGGCTGAAAGGCTTGTGCTGAACTGCATGCAAAGAATGAGTGGAATCGCCACAGTGACCCACGAAATTGTGGAGAAACTGAAAGGCACAAAATGCAAGGTGCTCGATACACGGAAAACGACACCGAATTTCAGAATGCCCGAAAAATGGGCAGTAAAAATTGGTGGAGGGGTAAATCACAGAACCGGACTGTACGACATGATCTTGATCAAAGACAACCATGTGGATTACGCCGGCGGAATCAAAAATGCATTGTCGGCAGCACAAAAATATTTGGTCGAACACAAGCGAGATTTACCCATTGAAATCGAAGTGAGAAACTTGGAAGAGCTGCAAGAAGTGCTGGAAGTGGGGGGCGTGGTACGGATCATGCTGGACAATTTCGACTTTGAACAAACGCGAAAGGCCTTGTCTTTGATTGCCGGGCGTTTTCCTGTCGAATCGTCGGGAGGCATTACTCCGGAAACAGTGCACGATTATGCCGTTTGCGGAGTGGATTATGTTTCCATGGGTTACCTTACTCATTCGGTAAAAAGCCTCGATTTAAGCCTTAAGGCCGTTAAATAA
- a CDS encoding RraA family protein, with amino-acid sequence MIKPKLLLGLLALVAAFKSQAQEVTWTPDQIKSFSSDYKGARSADGRPMVDDALIERLKHISIEEAWGYLRNKGYHNQFDAGWTVIGNGVLAGRVLTAQYMPNRPDVNDKIVAKGKDEQRIGSPNSWPIDMLGKGDVYVADGYGKIIDGTLIGDNLGNAIYAKSGTGVVFDAGARDVEGLEKIDGFVGFVRGLDPSYIREMMLTCINCPIRIGRATVMPGDLVLGKKEGVVFIPAQFAEELIQNAEFVALRDEFGHLRLNEGKYTPGEIDRRWTDNIKEDFLKWVKAHPEKLQMTPKEFEDYTKERNW; translated from the coding sequence ATGATAAAACCCAAACTTTTACTGGGGCTGCTGGCTCTTGTGGCGGCCTTTAAATCACAAGCTCAGGAAGTTACCTGGACACCCGACCAAATCAAATCTTTTTCATCCGATTACAAAGGGGCTCGCTCGGCTGATGGACGCCCAATGGTAGACGACGCACTGATCGAACGGCTAAAGCACATTTCGATTGAAGAGGCTTGGGGCTATTTGCGAAACAAAGGATATCACAATCAGTTTGATGCCGGCTGGACGGTGATCGGAAACGGTGTGCTGGCTGGGCGGGTGCTTACGGCCCAGTACATGCCGAACCGTCCTGATGTGAACGACAAAATTGTAGCCAAAGGCAAAGATGAACAAAGAATTGGCTCGCCAAATTCTTGGCCAATCGATATGCTGGGAAAAGGAGATGTGTATGTAGCCGATGGCTACGGCAAGATTATCGACGGTACCTTGATTGGCGACAACTTGGGCAATGCCATTTACGCGAAATCAGGAACGGGCGTGGTGTTCGATGCGGGTGCCCGCGATGTCGAAGGGCTTGAAAAAATAGATGGATTCGTTGGCTTTGTTCGCGGGCTTGATCCTTCTTATATCCGCGAAATGATGTTGACTTGCATCAACTGCCCGATCCGTATCGGTCGAGCGACAGTGATGCCCGGCGATCTTGTGCTGGGTAAAAAGGAAGGTGTTGTATTTATTCCTGCCCAATTTGCCGAGGAGTTGATTCAGAATGCAGAATTTGTGGCCCTTCGCGATGAGTTCGGCCATTTGAGATTAAACGAAGGGAAATATACGCCGGGTGAAATCGACAGAAGATGGACAGATAACATCAAAGAAGATTTCTTGAAATGGGTAAAAGCCCATCCCGAGAAATTGCAGATGACGCCAAAAGAATTTGAAGACTATACAAAAGAAAGAAACTGGTAA
- a CDS encoding nucleoside deaminase, whose product MKPSYPLFSHEYFMGKALDLAQQAFEEGEVPVGALVVTENNKIIGKGYNQTEKLNDVTAHAEMLAITAAANALDAKYLRDCRLYVTLEPCSMCAGAIAWSQVDEIIFAASDLKRGYTQFSDRIIHAKKNIVSGILSSESEALLKVFFQKLRT is encoded by the coding sequence ATGAAACCATCTTATCCTCTTTTTTCTCATGAATATTTCATGGGAAAAGCTCTCGATTTGGCACAGCAAGCCTTTGAAGAAGGCGAAGTCCCCGTGGGGGCCTTGGTCGTTACAGAAAACAACAAGATCATTGGCAAAGGCTACAACCAAACCGAAAAGCTGAATGATGTTACGGCCCATGCCGAGATGCTGGCCATTACAGCCGCGGCCAATGCCCTAGATGCCAAGTATCTTCGCGATTGCCGCCTGTATGTCACCTTAGAACCCTGCTCGATGTGTGCCGGGGCGATTGCCTGGAGCCAAGTCGACGAAATAATCTTTGCAGCCTCTGATCTCAAAAGAGGCTACACCCAATTTTCCGACCGAATCATTCATGCGAAGAAAAACATCGTTTCGGGCATTTTATCATCAGAATCTGAGGCTTTACTCAAAGTTTTTTTTCAAAAACTGCGAACATAA
- a CDS encoding Gfo/Idh/MocA family protein, which translates to MEHQENRRDFLRKMGAGSLVLPMLNKAVQKPEYTGKPLGIALVGLGYYALNKILPAVDESPFWKLTGIVTGTPSKIPDLQKKYGLKDKNILNYDNYDQLKDCPEIDAVYVCLPNGMHAEYSIRAAQAGKHVITEKPMANTPEECEAMIRAAEENRVKLAVGYRCHFEPFNLKLMEYGREKTFGEIDYIHSMFAWRAGNPEMWRLNKKLAGGGAMLDVGIYCINAARYIKGLEPVAVTAHYSPIRDKEMFKEVEDGISWQMDFPDGSYFTGFTSYSTNVEKLDVRAKNGWIEMSPAFSYGPIKGNTSKGPMNEKVVFHQTYQMNAMGPMFLEGGTVADHCSGYEGLRDMKIIAAIYESANDAGKKVRL; encoded by the coding sequence ATGGAACATCAAGAAAACAGAAGGGATTTCCTTCGGAAAATGGGTGCTGGAAGCCTCGTGCTGCCCATGCTGAACAAGGCCGTTCAGAAGCCAGAGTATACGGGCAAGCCTTTGGGCATTGCATTGGTGGGTTTGGGCTATTATGCCCTCAACAAGATTTTGCCCGCCGTAGACGAGTCGCCATTTTGGAAGCTGACAGGAATTGTTACCGGTACGCCTTCTAAAATTCCGGATTTGCAAAAGAAATACGGACTGAAGGACAAGAATATATTGAATTACGACAATTACGATCAATTAAAAGATTGTCCTGAAATTGACGCCGTGTATGTGTGCCTGCCGAACGGAATGCACGCCGAATACAGCATTCGTGCAGCTCAAGCAGGCAAGCATGTCATTACCGAAAAACCGATGGCCAATACACCCGAAGAGTGCGAAGCGATGATTCGGGCTGCGGAAGAAAATCGTGTAAAGCTTGCCGTGGGTTACCGTTGCCATTTCGAGCCCTTCAATTTGAAGCTGATGGAATACGGCCGTGAAAAAACCTTTGGCGAAATCGATTATATCCACAGCATGTTTGCTTGGCGGGCGGGTAATCCGGAAATGTGGAGGTTGAATAAAAAATTGGCGGGAGGCGGAGCCATGCTCGATGTCGGTATTTACTGCATCAATGCCGCTCGCTATATCAAAGGCTTGGAGCCCGTGGCGGTGACAGCCCATTATTCGCCTATTCGCGACAAAGAGATGTTCAAAGAGGTTGAAGATGGCATTTCTTGGCAAATGGATTTTCCAGACGGATCGTATTTCACGGGTTTTACCAGCTACAGCACAAATGTGGAAAAACTCGATGTACGGGCGAAAAACGGTTGGATCGAAATGAGTCCGGCGTTCAGTTATGGGCCAATAAAGGGAAATACCTCAAAAGGTCCGATGAATGAAAAGGTGGTGTTTCACCAGACCTATCAAATGAATGCCATGGGGCCGATGTTTCTTGAAGGCGGCACAGTGGCCGATCACTGCTCGGGTTATGAAGGTTTAAGAGACATGAAAATCATTGCTGCCATTTATGAATCGGCGAACGATGCGGGCAAAAAAGTGAGGCTTTAA
- a CDS encoding bile acid:sodium symporter family protein, translating to MKNYIYTIVIIVLVILAYNFPEYFITVGGIKLTTLIVPVLQIIMFGMGTTITFEDFLGIVKTPKLVVIGIVLQFMIMPLWGLGLTHVFAFPAEIAAGMILIGSSPSGLASNVMSLLAKANIALSITLTTFATLLAPLLTPLLMRYLGGELITVDFLGMMWSMCKIVLLPVAVGFMLNRFIPKVMEKFKTILPYFSMAGIAYVITSVTAAGQASLATSGAMLLLAVILHNCGGYIFGYWSARLLNIKEKDARTISLEVGMQNGGLASALAVEMGKTATLGLAAAIFGPLMNVTGSMLASFWGRKPIKEEKVS from the coding sequence ATGAAAAACTATATATACACCATTGTGATCATCGTGTTGGTGATTCTGGCTTATAACTTCCCAGAGTATTTTATTACAGTGGGAGGCATCAAACTCACCACGCTGATTGTGCCCGTTTTGCAGATCATCATGTTCGGTATGGGCACGACGATCACTTTTGAAGATTTTCTGGGGATTGTGAAAACGCCCAAGCTTGTGGTGATCGGCATTGTACTGCAATTTATGATTATGCCACTCTGGGGCTTAGGTTTGACGCATGTTTTTGCTTTCCCAGCCGAAATTGCGGCAGGCATGATTCTCATAGGCAGCAGCCCGAGTGGTTTGGCTTCGAATGTGATGTCTCTCTTGGCGAAGGCAAACATTGCTCTTTCGATAACCCTCACCACCTTTGCCACACTTTTGGCCCCCTTGCTTACTCCCCTTCTTATGCGTTATTTGGGCGGAGAGCTGATCACTGTCGATTTCTTGGGTATGATGTGGAGCATGTGTAAAATTGTATTGCTGCCTGTCGCCGTGGGTTTTATGCTCAATAGGTTTATTCCCAAGGTAATGGAGAAATTCAAAACCATTTTGCCTTATTTTTCGATGGCGGGTATTGCTTATGTCATCACTTCTGTGACAGCCGCAGGGCAGGCTTCATTGGCTACTTCGGGTGCCATGTTGCTGTTGGCGGTTATTCTGCACAATTGCGGCGGGTATATCTTTGGTTATTGGTCTGCTCGTTTATTGAACATTAAAGAGAAAGATGCCCGTACCATTTCGCTTGAGGTGGGTATGCAAAACGGCGGTTTGGCTTCGGCTCTTGCTGTAGAAATGGGGAAAACAGCTACACTCGGCTTGGCGGCAGCTATTTTTGGTCCGTTGATGAACGTGACGGGCTCGATGCTGGCCAGTTTCTGGGGAAGAAAACCAATTAAAGAAGAGAAAGTGTCTTGA